GCTGCATGAATGATGCGATGCGGATCTACCGGAGTGCGCTCGGTCTCGCCCTGCTGGTGCTGACCGGCTTTCTCGTCTACTGGCTGCAGCCGATCCTCACCCCGTTCCTGGCGGGCGCACTGCTCGCCTACCTCGGTAATCCGCTGGCCAGTCGGCTCCAGCGAATCGGCCTCAACCGGACCGTGTCGGTCAGCCTGGTCTTTCTCGCGCTCACGGCGCTCGCCGTGGCGGTGACGCTGATGCTCATTCCGCTGGTGGGCCGTCAGATCGGGACGCTGCAGTCCCAGCTACCGGCAATGCTCGAATGGGCCCAGACCCGGGCATTGCCCTGGCTCGAAGCGGCACTCGGCGTCGATGCCTCGCTGCTTGATCTCGACGTCATTCGCGACACCCTGTCCGCCCACTGGCAGTCCACCGGCAACGTCGCCGCCGGTATCCTCCAGCGCGTCACCGCATCGGGCTTCGCGCTGGCGGGGGCACTGGCGAGCCTCGCCCTGGTGCCGGTGGTGGCGTTCTACCTGCTTCGGGACTGGAACAATGTCCTCGCCGCCAGCCTTGCACTGGTGCCCGATGCCTGGCGCGACACGGTGGCAGGGCTCGCCCGGGAATGCGACGAGGTGGTGGGCGCGTTTCTGCGCGGTCAGCTGCTGGTGATGATCCTGCTCGGCCTTTTCTACGCGCTGGGGCTGTGGCTCGTCGGTATCCAGCTGGGCCTGTTGATCGGGCTGCTCTCGGGGCTGGCCGCCGTTGTACCCTATCTCGGCTTTATCGTCGGTATCGCCGCGGCAACAATCGCGACGCTGTTCCAGTTCAACGACTGGCTGCTCCCGTTACTACTGGTATGGGGCGTCTACGGCGCCGGGCAGATGCTGGAGTCGGTAGTGTTCACGCCGCTGTTCGTCGGCGACCGGATCGGTCTGCATCCGGTTGTCGTGATCTTCGCGGTGCTCGCCGGTGGCCAGTTGTTCGGCTTCGCGGGGGTGCTCCTCGCGCTTCCCATCGCCGCCGTCATCGCCGTTTTGCTGCGCCACGCCCATGCCTTCGTCACCGGATAGGGGAATGATGTCCAAGCCCAAACCGCTCCCGCCACCGCCGCGCGAGCCCGATCTGGACGAGTGTTGCGGTAGCGGCTGTGATCCCTGTGTCTTCGATCTCTACGACCAGCGGCTGGAGCGCTGGCGAACGCGCTGCGAGGCCATCGAGGCCGAGAATCGCGCGGCCGGACATGACCCGGCGGGAGATACGGGCCGATGATGCGCCTGTTCAGCCTGCTACTGATCATCCTCGCGCTGGCGTTCCTGCTCTCGCCCCGATTCCGGCAATGGCTGCGCGCGCGGGCACCGATCTTCATCCTCGGCGCAATCGCCGTCGTCGCCATCGTGCTGGCCATCAGCGGCCGGCTCAACTGGATTTTCGCGGCCATCAGTGCCGCCCTGCCGGTGATCTGGCGCCTCGCGCCACTGCTCCGCTTTCTGCCACTGGTGGCACGGCTCACCGGGCGTCGCCGCGGCAAACAGGGGGACGAAACCGACACCGACGGTCAGCGACCCGCTTCGCGTAACGGCCGCATGACCCGCGAGGAGGCCGGCGAGCTGCTGGGCGTCGAAGCCGACGCCGACCGCGAGGAGGTACTCGCCGCGCATCGACGACTGATGCAGCGGCTGCACCCGGATCGTGGTGGCACCGACTACCTGGCGGCACGCCTCAACGAGGCGCGCGATGTCCTGCTCGGGGGGCGACGCTGATGGCCGGCATGATTGCTCTGGTGCTCTCACTGCAGCTCGTCGGCGAGGTAATGGTCCGGCTGACCGGCGCCCCCGTCCCGGGCCCCGTCATCGGGATGCTCCTGCTGGTCGGTGTTCTGGCACTGCGCGGCGGACCGCCCGAACCGCTCTCGCGCCTCGCCGAGACCCTGATCGGTCATCTCTCGCTGCTGTTCATCCCGGCCGGGGTGGGGGTGATCAGCTACCTGGGTCTGCTCGCGGACCGGTGGCTGGCGGTATCCATAACGGTGGTTGCGAGCACCCTGATCAGCCTTCTGGCAACCGCGGTAACACTCCGCCTTCTGCTCCGGCGGCGAGACATGGAGGGTTCTTAGTGGAGGGGTTTTTCCAGGTCTGGGCCTATCTCGAGGAGCAACCCCTGCTCTGGCTGACGGTAACCGTCACGACCTATGCACTGGCGCAGTGGCTGTTCGCCACCAGCCGCCGGTTTCCGCTGCTCAACCCGGTCCTGATCGCGGTCGTGGCGACCGTGCTGCTGTTGCTGGCAACCGACACGAGCTACGACACCTACTTCGAGGGGGCGCAGTTCGTCCACTTCCTGCTCGGACCCGTGACCGTGCTGCTGGCCATTCCCCTCTACGAGCAGCTGCCGCGACTCCAGCGCCAGTGGCTGCCGATCGTGGTGGCGCTGGGCGTGGGCTCGGTCACCGCCATCGGCAGCGCCGTTGCCATCGGCTATGCGCTGGGACTGGGGCCGACCACGTTGCTCTCGCTGATGCCCAAGTCGGCGACGACACCGATCGCCATCGGCGTCGCGGAGAAACTCGGGGGCGAGGCCTCGCTGACGGCCGTTTTCGTCATCATGACCGGGATTACCGTCGCAGTGGCGGGCATCCCTTTGCTACGGCTGATAGGCGAGCGCGACGGGACAGTAAAAGGATTCGCGATGGGCGTAGCCGGGCATGGCATCGCCACCGCCCGGGCGTTTCAGCACGGCCAGCCGACAGGCGCCTACGCGGGACTGGGGATGGGGCTCAACGCCACCCTGACCGCGCTGCTGGCGCCGCTGGTCGCCTGGTTACTGGGCCTTTGACAAGGTGAGATCGACAACCACGCGCACCTCGTGGTCCGATACCGATGGATCGCTCCAGTCACCCTGGCCAACGCCGAAGCGGGTCCGGTCGATGACCACCGAGCCGTCCATGAACGCCCGATTGCCATCGGTCTCCCAGGTAAACGGCAGCGTTACCGGATGGGTGTTCTCGCGAATGGTGAGCGTGCCGGCCGCCTCGTAGCCCTCCGCGGTCGAGGTTATCTCGTCGGCGACATAGGTCGCTTCGGGGAATGCATCGACGTTGAACCAGTCTTCACCCGGCAGGGCCGAGTCGCGCTGGGAGCTTCCGGTCTCGACACTGCCGGTCCGGATGCGTACGTCGAACCGGCTGCCCGGGAGATCGTCGGCGGAGAAACGCAGATCCGCGTCGAAGGACTCGAATCGGCCCTCGAACTCCCCGCCCTGCTGGGTCGCCTCGAAGCCGAGCCGGCTGTCCTCATCGACCACCGTCCACTGGGTAGCGGCCAGGGCGGGGGCGGGGGCGCCGATCATCACGGTGGCTGTCAGCCCGGCGGCGATCAGCCGGTTCGTCATGCGAACAAAGCGCTGAGTCATGGTTAATCCCTCTTCTCCGAACCATGGCGCACGGGCAGCATGCGTCGGAGAATGTTGTCGCGAAGGACGAAGTGGTGTCGCAGTGCACCGCCGATATGGGCAGTAAGCACGACCACG
The Spiribacter vilamensis DNA segment above includes these coding regions:
- a CDS encoding AI-2E family transporter, which translates into the protein MNDAMRIYRSALGLALLVLTGFLVYWLQPILTPFLAGALLAYLGNPLASRLQRIGLNRTVSVSLVFLALTALAVAVTLMLIPLVGRQIGTLQSQLPAMLEWAQTRALPWLEAALGVDASLLDLDVIRDTLSAHWQSTGNVAAGILQRVTASGFALAGALASLALVPVVAFYLLRDWNNVLAASLALVPDAWRDTVAGLARECDEVVGAFLRGQLLVMILLGLFYALGLWLVGIQLGLLIGLLSGLAAVVPYLGFIVGIAAATIATLFQFNDWLLPLLLVWGVYGAGQMLESVVFTPLFVGDRIGLHPVVVIFAVLAGGQLFGFAGVLLALPIAAVIAVLLRHAHAFVTG
- a CDS encoding oxidoreductase-like domain-containing protein, encoding MSKPKPLPPPPREPDLDECCGSGCDPCVFDLYDQRLERWRTRCEAIEAENRAAGHDPAGDTGR
- a CDS encoding molecular chaperone DnaJ; this encodes MMRLFSLLLIILALAFLLSPRFRQWLRARAPIFILGAIAVVAIVLAISGRLNWIFAAISAALPVIWRLAPLLRFLPLVARLTGRRRGKQGDETDTDGQRPASRNGRMTREEAGELLGVEADADREEVLAAHRRLMQRLHPDRGGTDYLAARLNEARDVLLGGRR
- a CDS encoding CidA/LrgA family protein; the encoded protein is MAGMIALVLSLQLVGEVMVRLTGAPVPGPVIGMLLLVGVLALRGGPPEPLSRLAETLIGHLSLLFIPAGVGVISYLGLLADRWLAVSITVVASTLISLLATAVTLRLLLRRRDMEGS
- a CDS encoding LrgB family protein; translated protein: MEGFFQVWAYLEEQPLLWLTVTVTTYALAQWLFATSRRFPLLNPVLIAVVATVLLLLATDTSYDTYFEGAQFVHFLLGPVTVLLAIPLYEQLPRLQRQWLPIVVALGVGSVTAIGSAVAIGYALGLGPTTLLSLMPKSATTPIAIGVAEKLGGEASLTAVFVIMTGITVAVAGIPLLRLIGERDGTVKGFAMGVAGHGIATARAFQHGQPTGAYAGLGMGLNATLTALLAPLVAWLLGL
- a CDS encoding YceI family protein translates to MTQRFVRMTNRLIAAGLTATVMIGAPAPALAATQWTVVDEDSRLGFEATQQGGEFEGRFESFDADLRFSADDLPGSRFDVRIRTGSVETGSSQRDSALPGEDWFNVDAFPEATYVADEITSTAEGYEAAGTLTIRENTHPVTLPFTWETDGNRAFMDGSVVIDRTRFGVGQGDWSDPSVSDHEVRVVVDLTLSKAQ